From the Coleofasciculus sp. FACHB-1120 genome, one window contains:
- the yidD gene encoding membrane protein insertion efficiency factor YidD, protein MNAPSLDSAIRQMAIASIGGYQRHISPRKGFSCAHRLLYKGESCSQYAKRMIAQQGLVGAIATVRQRFRACKIANQILQARYSSQADSDRTNRDRRNRNWGSNCSNCNDYGALDCVSGVSELSCEALDCFSEMDCASLDCGAADCVSLDCGSGMDCGAGDCGSCGG, encoded by the coding sequence ATGAATGCTCCTTCCCTCGATTCTGCAATTCGGCAAATGGCGATCGCTTCTATCGGCGGCTATCAGAGGCACATTTCACCCCGCAAAGGGTTTTCTTGCGCTCATCGATTGCTTTACAAGGGGGAATCTTGCTCTCAGTACGCCAAGCGCATGATTGCACAACAGGGTTTGGTGGGGGCGATCGCAACGGTGCGCCAACGATTTCGAGCTTGTAAAATCGCAAACCAAATTTTGCAAGCCAGGTATAGCAGTCAAGCTGATAGCGATCGCACCAACCGCGATCGCAGAAATAGAAACTGGGGCAGCAACTGTAGTAATTGTAATGATTATGGTGCTCTAGATTGTGTATCAGGTGTCTCAGAGCTGAGTTGTGAAGCACTAGATTGTTTCTCTGAAATGGATTGTGCTTCCTTAGATTGTGGAGCCGCAGATTGTGTTTCTTTAGATTGCGGTTCTGGGATGGATTGCGGAGCCGGAGATTGCGGGAGTTGCGGAGGCTAG
- a CDS encoding caspase family protein codes for MGLNRRSFLQRAGLALAALGVSETALSLLGDQSFAVPLLDRYYQALAQPSGRKLALLVGINQYPRGTETRSLPSLQGCVTDVELQRELLIHRFGFHPSDILTLTDSQATRQNIETAFLEHLTEQAAAGDVVLFHFSGCGSRVRTRTEENGLRTELGADESSLSPQSTLPEGESVAAAPLAPTALNTQINTQNSLVPVDGVLPTKGAPANDLLEETLLLLLRSLPTDQVTTVLDTSYTDADTVLQGNLRIRSALQSLAEQASDQELAFQEQLLRRLKSSREQLKKQHQPGQMPGIVLAAAGPSQLAAEASWGGFSAGLFTYALTQHLWQATPPTTVQVSFSRAAGVVEQLAGKEQQPQLSGQKSNQPSLLPYQPEISIGADGVVTAVEEGGKTVHLWLAGLPAPVLEYYGVNSQLSASLPMPEAQTPDSNATGEVSSVPTQLQLHIRSKEGLTAKARVVGIADTSSLSSLQVGQLVHESVRVLPKNIGLTIALDAGLERIERVDATSAFASVRSVSSVVTAGEQPADYLFGKAQTSDYLGGYGLFSLGRDLIPNTVGESGEAVKAAVNRLVPKLRTLLTAKLLRLTVNEGSSRLGVGATLEMIYPSQKVLLKRETLRMTGNAVVDSNPRNESSRLVNSKIPSEGGIPTIPIGSRIQYRVQNYSDRPIYLMLIGVDSGGAGVALYPLQFPQIGDGSDAKPTIKELVVEAGATLIVPQPADSFELTIRGSSGLEETLLICSSAPFTQTMATVASIRGSKGEGVGELFKPLSVAQAVLQDLHQASTLAMRHEGEGEAIASVPSETIPISSDSYALDVRSWATLSFIYQVV; via the coding sequence ATGGGATTGAATCGGCGAAGTTTTCTGCAACGGGCAGGGTTGGCGCTAGCGGCGCTGGGCGTGAGCGAAACGGCCCTATCTCTACTGGGAGATCAAAGCTTTGCGGTGCCTCTGCTAGATCGCTATTATCAGGCGCTGGCACAACCGAGTGGGCGGAAGTTGGCGCTACTGGTAGGAATTAATCAGTACCCTCGTGGGACAGAGACGCGATCGCTTCCGTCTCTACAAGGTTGTGTCACAGATGTGGAACTACAACGGGAACTGTTGATTCATCGCTTTGGTTTTCACCCTAGCGATATTCTGACGCTGACAGATAGCCAAGCAACGCGGCAGAATATTGAAACTGCTTTTCTGGAGCATCTCACAGAGCAGGCAGCGGCGGGGGATGTTGTTTTGTTCCACTTCAGCGGCTGCGGTAGCCGTGTCAGAACTAGGACTGAGGAGAATGGACTCAGAACTGAGTTAGGTGCTGATGAATCCTCACTCAGTCCTCAGTCCACCCTTCCGGAAGGCGAAAGCGTTGCGGCTGCACCGCTAGCGCCTACAGCCTTGAACACTCAAATCAACACTCAAAACAGTTTAGTGCCAGTAGATGGAGTGCTGCCGACGAAAGGGGCACCGGCGAATGATTTGTTGGAAGAGACACTGCTGTTGCTGTTGCGATCGCTTCCCACAGACCAAGTCACAACAGTACTGGATACCAGCTATACTGACGCCGATACAGTCCTCCAAGGGAACTTGCGGATTCGTTCTGCCTTACAATCGCTAGCAGAGCAAGCGAGCGACCAGGAACTCGCTTTTCAGGAACAACTCCTGCGGCGTCTCAAATCTTCGCGGGAACAGCTCAAGAAGCAGCACCAACCCGGTCAAATGCCAGGAATCGTGCTGGCAGCGGCTGGTCCCAGTCAACTTGCGGCAGAGGCTTCTTGGGGCGGTTTCAGCGCTGGACTGTTCACCTATGCCCTGACGCAACATCTCTGGCAGGCGACTCCTCCCACTACGGTTCAAGTCAGTTTCAGTCGAGCAGCTGGGGTCGTCGAGCAGCTGGCGGGGAAAGAGCAACAACCCCAGTTAAGCGGTCAAAAAAGTAACCAGCCTTCCTTGTTACCCTATCAGCCGGAAATTAGCATCGGTGCGGATGGCGTCGTTACAGCGGTGGAAGAAGGCGGTAAAACGGTACATCTGTGGCTAGCAGGATTACCTGCACCCGTTTTGGAATACTACGGAGTGAATTCTCAGCTGAGTGCTTCCCTACCTATGCCGGAAGCTCAGACGCCAGACAGCAACGCGACAGGTGAAGTATCCTCAGTTCCGACTCAACTGCAACTACACATTCGTTCCAAAGAGGGCCTCACCGCCAAGGCGCGAGTTGTCGGCATCGCAGACACTTCTAGCCTCTCTAGCCTCCAAGTGGGGCAACTGGTTCACGAATCTGTCCGGGTGTTGCCTAAAAATATAGGCTTGACGATTGCCTTAGACGCCGGACTAGAGCGAATTGAACGCGTGGATGCCACCAGTGCTTTTGCCAGCGTTCGCTCTGTCTCATCCGTGGTGACGGCAGGAGAGCAACCCGCCGATTATTTGTTTGGCAAGGCGCAGACATCCGATTATCTAGGAGGATATGGGCTGTTTTCTCTGGGTCGGGATTTGATTCCCAATACCGTTGGGGAATCGGGTGAGGCGGTGAAGGCGGCTGTGAATCGGTTAGTGCCCAAACTGAGGACGTTGCTGACAGCGAAATTATTGCGTTTGACGGTCAATGAAGGGTCTTCCCGGTTGGGAGTGGGGGCAACGTTGGAGATGATTTATCCCAGCCAAAAGGTGTTGCTAAAACGAGAAACGCTGCGGATGACAGGGAACGCCGTTGTAGATTCTAATCCCAGAAACGAGTCATCGCGTCTTGTCAACTCAAAAATTCCTTCCGAGGGAGGTATCCCCACCATCCCCATCGGTAGCCGCATCCAGTACCGAGTCCAAAATTATAGCGATCGCCCGATTTATTTGATGCTTATCGGCGTTGATAGCGGCGGCGCTGGTGTTGCTCTCTATCCGCTACAATTTCCCCAAATCGGGGACGGCTCGGATGCGAAACCAACGATCAAAGAGCTGGTCGTCGAGGCGGGTGCTACCCTGATCGTGCCACAACCTGCTGACTCTTTTGAATTGACGATTCGCGGTTCTAGCGGGTTAGAAGAAACTCTTCTAATTTGCTCCTCGGCACCCTTTACCCAGACTATGGCGACTGTGGCATCAATTCGCGGGTCGAAGGGAGAGGGAGTAGGCGAGTTGTTTAAGCCGCTGAGTGTGGCGCAGGCGGTGCTGCAAGACTTGCATCAGGCGAGTACGTTAGCGATGCGGCATGAAGGGGAGGGGGAAGCGATCGCTTCAGTCCCTTCGGAAACGATTCCTATCTCTTCTGACTCCTACGCCCTAGATGTGCGAAGCTGGGCAACACTCAGCTTTATTTATCAGGTGGTTTAA
- a CDS encoding TOBE-like domain-containing protein — MGIVVENVSKQFGSFQAVDEVNLEIQSGSLVALLGPSGSGKSTLLRLIAGLEKPDSGKIWLTGQDATHQSVQDRNIGFVFQHYALFKHLTVRKNIAFGLEIQKTPKGKVKARVEELLELVQLSGLGDRYPSQLSGGQRQRVALARALAVQPQVLLLDEPFGALDAKVRKDLRAWLRRLHDEVHVTTVFVTHDQEEAMEVSDEIVVMNKGRVEQIGTPAQIYDHPTTPFVMSFIGPVNVLPSTSRIFEANGFDSTQAEIFLRPHDVVVDTNPNGSSVPARVNRLIHLGWEIQAELILDDGQVVTAHITRERFDQLELEPQQRVFVKPKDAKSFPLYFSI, encoded by the coding sequence GTGGGCATTGTTGTTGAAAACGTCTCCAAGCAGTTCGGCAGTTTTCAAGCCGTTGACGAAGTCAACTTAGAAATTCAATCAGGCTCTCTGGTAGCACTCTTAGGGCCTTCGGGGTCTGGTAAATCTACACTGCTGCGACTGATAGCCGGTCTGGAAAAGCCAGATAGCGGCAAAATCTGGCTGACTGGTCAAGATGCCACCCATCAAAGTGTTCAAGACCGCAACATCGGGTTTGTATTCCAGCACTATGCCCTGTTTAAGCATCTCACCGTCCGCAAAAATATTGCTTTTGGCTTGGAGATCCAAAAAACTCCCAAAGGCAAAGTAAAGGCGCGGGTGGAAGAATTGCTGGAGTTAGTGCAACTGAGCGGACTAGGCGATCGCTACCCTTCCCAACTCTCCGGCGGTCAGCGGCAACGAGTTGCCTTAGCCAGAGCGCTAGCCGTTCAACCCCAAGTATTACTGCTAGATGAACCCTTTGGAGCCTTAGACGCCAAAGTTCGGAAAGATTTGCGGGCTTGGTTGCGACGCCTGCACGATGAAGTCCACGTCACCACCGTGTTCGTCACCCACGACCAAGAAGAAGCGATGGAAGTTTCCGATGAAATTGTGGTGATGAACAAAGGCAGAGTCGAACAAATCGGCACACCCGCTCAGATTTACGATCACCCAACGACACCGTTTGTCATGAGTTTCATTGGCCCAGTGAATGTGTTGCCCAGCACTTCCCGCATTTTCGAGGCAAACGGGTTTGATTCGACCCAAGCTGAGATTTTCCTGCGTCCCCATGATGTTGTCGTAGACACGAACCCCAACGGCAGCTCCGTACCGGCAAGGGTGAACCGCTTAATTCATCTCGGCTGGGAAATTCAGGCGGAATTAATCTTAGACGATGGTCAGGTCGTCACGGCACATATCACGCGAGAGCGCTTCGACCAGTTAGAGTTGGAGCCACAACAGCGAGTATTCGTCAAACCCAAGGATGCAAAATCTTTCCCGCTGTATTTTTCGATCTAG
- a CDS encoding ABC transporter substrate-binding protein: MKWGRLSIHRWRFIGQFFCLFCLCCFLAISCGKRPASDSATSPSPGGANSGRITIGTTQKPRTMDPADNYELAAAYLLYNMSDRLYTYELGSTQLKPQLATAMPKVSPDGLTYTIPVRQGVVFHDGTPFNAKAMEFSLQRFIENKGKPSFLLGDTVDSVKATGDNELTIKLKKPFAAFPALLAFSGAAAVSPKAYEIGTGKFKPNTFVGTGPYKLAQFSSESQRLDVFDQYWGEKPVNKGIDVQVLSNSANLFNAFRTGGVDVAYLSLDPDQIASLKDGATKGSWQAIESQGSAASFMVLNTKSKPLDNPVVRGAIASIVNRPLVNERSLKNQAEPLYSMVPTTFDVYKPVFKDQYGDGNTDKAKQLLQQAGYSPTNPLKLQIWYPSTSPTRRLAASTLKAVADQELGGMLQFEVNTVDSATFFKSVPQGLYQTVLLDWYPDFLDPDNYVQPFLECPKGSAANGCEDGASQNQGSFYYSDRMNQLISQERKEQNPEARKKIFADIQDLLAKDVPYVPLWQSKDFAFAQKGVSGLRINPTQDFAFWTIKK, translated from the coding sequence ATGAAGTGGGGACGCCTGTCTATTCATCGGTGGCGGTTCATCGGACAATTCTTTTGTCTGTTTTGTCTTTGTTGTTTTCTCGCGATCAGCTGTGGGAAGCGACCGGCGTCTGATTCTGCAACTTCTCCCAGTCCTGGTGGTGCCAATTCGGGTCGGATTACCATCGGCACTACCCAGAAGCCACGGACGATGGACCCGGCAGATAATTACGAGCTAGCAGCTGCCTACTTGCTCTATAACATGAGCGATCGCCTGTATACCTACGAATTGGGAAGCACCCAACTCAAGCCGCAACTGGCGACGGCAATGCCGAAAGTGAGTCCAGATGGGTTAACTTACACCATTCCTGTGCGTCAGGGCGTCGTCTTCCACGATGGCACTCCTTTTAACGCCAAAGCGATGGAATTTTCCCTGCAACGCTTTATCGAAAACAAAGGGAAGCCATCGTTTCTTCTCGGCGATACGGTGGACTCCGTGAAGGCGACCGGAGACAACGAGTTAACCATCAAGCTGAAAAAGCCGTTTGCCGCCTTTCCCGCCCTACTGGCATTTTCTGGTGCCGCTGCGGTTTCACCCAAAGCTTATGAAATTGGCACCGGGAAATTTAAACCGAACACATTTGTGGGAACTGGCCCTTACAAGTTGGCTCAGTTTAGCAGCGAGTCGCAGCGATTGGATGTTTTTGACCAATACTGGGGCGAGAAACCAGTAAATAAAGGAATTGACGTGCAAGTGCTGAGTAATTCAGCCAACTTGTTTAACGCATTTCGCACGGGAGGCGTGGATGTCGCCTACCTATCCCTCGATCCCGACCAGATTGCCAGCTTGAAAGATGGGGCGACCAAAGGGAGCTGGCAAGCGATTGAGTCTCAGGGGAGTGCTGCTAGCTTTATGGTGCTCAATACCAAGAGTAAGCCGCTCGATAACCCAGTCGTGCGTGGAGCGATCGCATCCATCGTCAACCGACCTTTAGTGAATGAGCGATCGCTCAAAAATCAAGCTGAACCCCTCTACAGCATGGTGCCCACTACCTTTGATGTCTACAAGCCAGTATTTAAAGACCAATACGGGGATGGCAATACCGACAAAGCAAAACAACTGTTGCAGCAAGCTGGATATTCTCCTACCAATCCTTTGAAGCTACAAATTTGGTATCCTTCGACTTCACCGACTCGCCGACTTGCTGCCAGTACCCTCAAAGCAGTGGCAGATCAAGAACTGGGAGGAATGCTGCAATTTGAAGTCAACACCGTAGACTCCGCCACCTTCTTTAAAAGTGTCCCCCAAGGTCTTTATCAGACCGTCTTACTGGATTGGTATCCAGACTTTCTCGACCCTGACAACTACGTTCAGCCCTTTCTGGAGTGTCCGAAAGGATCGGCGGCAAACGGCTGTGAAGACGGCGCAAGCCAAAATCAGGGGTCATTTTATTACAGCGATCGCATGAACCAGCTGATTTCCCAAGAACGAAAAGAGCAAAACCCCGAAGCTCGCAAGAAGATTTTTGCGGATATTCAAGACCTACTCGCGAAAGACGTTCCTTACGTTCCTCTGTGGCAAAGTAAAGACTTCGCCTTTGCCCAAAAAGGTGTCAGCGGTCTCCGCATTAATCCCACCCAGGATTTCGCCTTCTGGACAATTAAAAAGTAG
- the chlP gene encoding geranylgeranyl reductase, producing the protein MVLRVAVVGSGPAGSSAAETLAKAGIETYLFERKLDNAKPCGGAIPLCMVSEFDLPPEIIDRRVRKMKMISPSNVEVDINIEKEHEYIGMCRREVLDGYLRDRAAKLGANLINGTVYKLDIPTGNADPYTLHYADHSNGSAEGEMKTLKVDLVIGADGANSRVAKAIDAGDYNYAIAFQERIRLPEDKMAYYNDLAEMYVGNDVSTDFYAWVFPKYDHVAVGTGTMKVNKADIKNLQAGIRKRAARKLAGGEIIKVEAHPIPEHPRPRRVVGRVALVGDAAGTVTKSSGEGIYFAAKSARMCAETIVETSNGGTRIPTEADLKLYLKRWDKKYGITYKVLDILQTVFYRSDATREAFVEMCADKDVQKLTFDSYLYKTVVPANPLIQMKITAKTIGSLLRGNALAP; encoded by the coding sequence TTGGTACTACGGGTTGCTGTTGTGGGATCGGGTCCGGCGGGTTCCTCTGCTGCCGAAACGCTAGCAAAAGCTGGAATTGAGACTTACTTGTTTGAGCGCAAGCTAGATAACGCCAAGCCTTGTGGCGGGGCAATTCCGCTATGCATGGTGAGCGAGTTTGACCTACCGCCTGAGATTATTGACCGGCGGGTCAGAAAAATGAAGATGATCTCACCTTCCAACGTTGAGGTGGATATCAACATTGAAAAAGAACATGAATATATCGGTATGTGTCGCCGCGAGGTATTGGATGGATACCTACGCGATCGCGCAGCTAAATTAGGTGCAAATTTAATTAACGGCACTGTTTATAAACTCGATATTCCCACGGGCAATGCTGACCCTTACACCTTGCACTACGCCGATCACTCGAACGGTAGCGCTGAAGGGGAAATGAAAACCCTGAAAGTCGATCTAGTGATTGGGGCCGATGGGGCGAATTCCCGCGTTGCAAAGGCAATTGACGCCGGGGATTACAATTATGCGATCGCCTTCCAAGAGCGCATTCGCCTGCCAGAAGATAAAATGGCTTACTACAACGACCTGGCAGAAATGTACGTCGGGAACGATGTTTCTACCGACTTCTACGCCTGGGTATTCCCCAAATACGACCACGTCGCTGTCGGCACTGGCACCATGAAGGTGAACAAAGCCGACATCAAAAATCTGCAAGCAGGCATCCGCAAGCGTGCCGCTAGAAAACTCGCAGGCGGCGAAATCATCAAAGTAGAAGCTCACCCGATTCCAGAGCATCCCAGACCCCGCCGCGTTGTCGGTCGCGTTGCTCTCGTGGGAGACGCCGCCGGAACGGTTACGAAGTCTTCTGGAGAGGGAATTTACTTTGCCGCCAAGTCGGCGCGGATGTGTGCAGAAACCATTGTTGAAACTTCCAACGGTGGTACCCGCATCCCTACAGAAGCCGACCTGAAGCTGTACCTGAAGCGTTGGGATAAGAAATACGGCATCACCTACAAGGTGCTGGACATTCTGCAAACCGTCTTCTATCGCTCTGATGCCACTCGCGAAGCGTTTGTGGAAATGTGCGCCGACAAAGACGTGCAGAAGCTTACCTTCGATAGCTACCTGTACAAAACAGTCGTTCCGGCAAATCCCTTGATTCAGATGAAAATTACTGCCAAAACGATTGGTAGCTTGTTACGGGGTAACGCGCTAGCTCCTTAG
- a CDS encoding ABC transporter permease, which translates to MSRSKALQYYIFVRLLLAPLMLLIIITLVFLLLRATPGDPVDAVLGGRAPESVKELYRQQLGLSDPLASQYIRYLGSLLSLNLGTSLTSQGQDVWSEIQTYFPATVELAVFSMAIAFLVGVGVGILSATRPGTVLDASGRLFGIITYSLPIFWVGMILQLIFSVQLGWFPLGSRFPLTTAPPPLITGLYTIDSLLSGNLEHFFTALHYLALPSLTLGILLSGIFERIVRVNLKQTLKADYVEAARARGIPESRILFAHALKNAMIPVITVLGLTLAALLGGAVLTEVTFSWPGLGNRLYEAISLRDYPTVQGIMVFFASIVVVASILIDIINAYIDPRIRY; encoded by the coding sequence ATGTCTCGTTCCAAAGCCCTACAGTATTACATCTTCGTCCGCCTTCTCCTAGCACCCTTGATGCTATTGATCATCATCACCCTAGTGTTTTTGCTCCTCCGTGCCACCCCAGGCGACCCGGTGGATGCGGTTTTAGGCGGTCGCGCCCCAGAAAGCGTCAAAGAGCTATATCGTCAACAGCTGGGGCTATCCGATCCCTTAGCGTCGCAGTACATTCGCTATCTAGGTTCCTTACTCAGCTTGAACTTGGGGACTTCGCTGACCAGTCAGGGTCAAGATGTTTGGAGTGAGATTCAGACATACTTCCCCGCGACAGTAGAATTGGCAGTATTTAGTATGGCGATCGCTTTCCTGGTCGGCGTCGGCGTTGGCATCCTTTCTGCCACCCGCCCTGGCACGGTTTTAGACGCGAGCGGTCGTTTGTTTGGCATCATCACCTACTCACTCCCGATATTCTGGGTAGGGATGATTCTACAGTTGATTTTCTCGGTTCAGCTAGGCTGGTTTCCCCTAGGATCTCGCTTTCCCCTCACTACAGCACCCCCACCTCTCATCACGGGTCTTTACACGATTGATAGTCTCCTCAGCGGTAACTTGGAGCATTTTTTCACCGCATTACATTATCTCGCTCTCCCCAGCTTGACCCTCGGAATCCTCCTCAGTGGGATTTTCGAGCGGATTGTCCGGGTGAACTTGAAGCAAACCCTCAAGGCGGATTATGTAGAAGCTGCTAGAGCCAGAGGTATTCCAGAATCGCGGATTCTCTTTGCCCATGCCCTAAAAAATGCCATGATTCCAGTGATTACCGTCCTGGGGCTGACTTTAGCCGCATTGCTTGGCGGCGCAGTCTTAACAGAAGTTACGTTCTCTTGGCCTGGTTTAGGAAATCGGCTGTATGAAGCAATTTCTTTACGCGATTATCCTACTGTGCAAGGAATCATGGTATTTTTTGCATCGATTGTCGTAGTTGCTAGCATTTTGATTGATATTATCAATGCTTACATCGACCCTCGAATTCGTTACTAA
- a CDS encoding phytanoyl-CoA dioxygenase family protein, protein MMTKRYNHQQIESFAQAVLNDGYCVLPNHFSPVTLNSWREAFTPLLEDHIVREGKLRNRGSARYYVTLPFTAPFADPSIYEDDDILALVELLVGKDAVMCQLATDTPLLGSEYQDVHRDAPPLFPEMGTETPPFQLAVNFPLVDITLENGPMEITRSTHMISKEEGLRRMESGEAKLEPVTMQLGDVMIRDVRGLHRGTPNYTETPRPMVVIGYSRRWMFRPEVSINIPRATLDTLSERARHLLRFNPIVESVNDKSEVEVYQSFAY, encoded by the coding sequence ATGATGACAAAGCGCTATAACCACCAACAAATCGAATCGTTCGCCCAAGCGGTTCTGAACGATGGCTATTGTGTGTTGCCCAATCACTTTTCCCCGGTAACACTTAATTCTTGGCGTGAAGCTTTCACGCCTTTGCTAGAAGATCACATTGTCCGCGAAGGCAAGCTTCGCAATCGCGGTTCAGCCCGCTATTATGTAACCCTTCCTTTCACTGCTCCTTTTGCCGATCCTAGTATTTACGAAGATGACGATATTCTGGCACTTGTAGAGTTGTTAGTAGGCAAAGATGCAGTGATGTGCCAACTAGCAACTGACACACCTTTGCTGGGGTCTGAATATCAAGACGTGCATCGAGATGCGCCGCCACTTTTCCCCGAAATGGGTACAGAAACGCCGCCATTCCAGTTAGCTGTCAACTTTCCACTCGTAGATATCACTCTGGAAAACGGGCCAATGGAGATTACGCGCAGTACGCACATGATTTCCAAAGAGGAAGGACTGCGCCGCATGGAGTCTGGAGAAGCCAAGTTAGAACCTGTCACAATGCAACTGGGTGATGTGATGATCCGGGATGTTCGGGGTCTGCACCGGGGCACTCCTAACTACACAGAAACACCGCGTCCGATGGTTGTAATTGGCTATAGTCGCCGCTGGATGTTTCGTCCTGAGGTGTCGATTAATATTCCGCGTGCAACCCTAGATACACTCTCCGAACGCGCCCGTCACTTGTTGCGTTTTAATCCGATTGTGGAATCCGTAAACGATAAATCCGAGGTTGAGGTTTATCAATCGTTCGCTTACTAA
- the sat gene encoding sulfate adenylyltransferase: MSQRPDGIAPHGGQLINRIATPEQRQVFLDKADFLPRVQLDERATSDLELIAIGGFSPLTGFMEQADYDRVVTEMRLANGLPWAIPVTLSVDESVAANLKEGSLVRLDDPTGRFVGVMELTQKYRYDKTREAVNVYRTEDEKHPGVKVVYKQGEINLAGSVWLLQRDSHSLFPNYQIDPAQSRAMFKERGWKTIVGFQTRNPIHRAHEYIQKCALETVDGLFLHPLVGVTKDDDISAEIRMRCYEIMLEHYYPQDRVILAINPAAMRYAGPREAIFHALLRKNYGCTHFIVGRDHAGVGDYYGTYDAQHIFDEFEPGELGIMPMKFEHAFYCTRTQTMATTKTSPSNPSERIHLSGTKVREMLRRGELPPPEFSRPEVAAELARAMQVPEEASKFKIASFKFEI; this comes from the coding sequence ATGAGTCAGCGTCCAGACGGCATAGCACCTCACGGCGGTCAGCTAATTAATCGCATCGCTACACCAGAACAACGACAAGTATTTCTCGATAAAGCCGACTTTCTCCCCAGAGTGCAACTCGACGAACGGGCGACATCGGATTTAGAACTGATTGCCATTGGTGGATTTAGCCCGCTGACTGGCTTTATGGAACAGGCAGACTACGATCGAGTAGTTACTGAAATGCGGCTTGCCAATGGGCTACCGTGGGCAATTCCTGTGACGCTTTCGGTGGATGAGTCGGTTGCGGCGAATCTAAAAGAAGGCAGTTTGGTGCGTCTGGATGACCCGACGGGTAGATTTGTCGGTGTCATGGAACTCACACAAAAGTATCGCTACGATAAAACCCGCGAGGCGGTGAATGTTTATCGCACTGAGGATGAAAAACACCCAGGCGTTAAGGTTGTCTACAAGCAAGGGGAAATTAATCTCGCGGGTTCAGTTTGGCTGTTGCAACGCGACTCTCATTCTTTATTCCCTAATTACCAGATCGATCCCGCTCAATCTCGCGCCATGTTCAAAGAAAGGGGATGGAAAACGATTGTCGGCTTCCAGACTCGCAACCCCATCCACCGGGCGCATGAATATATCCAAAAGTGCGCTTTAGAAACCGTAGATGGCTTGTTCTTGCATCCCTTAGTAGGAGTCACCAAAGATGATGACATCTCGGCAGAGATTCGGATGCGCTGCTACGAGATTATGCTGGAACACTACTACCCCCAAGACCGGGTAATTTTGGCAATTAATCCCGCCGCGATGCGCTACGCTGGCCCTAGAGAGGCAATTTTCCATGCCCTGCTTCGCAAGAATTACGGCTGTACGCACTTCATCGTTGGGCGCGATCATGCGGGTGTCGGCGATTATTATGGAACTTACGATGCTCAGCACATTTTTGATGAGTTTGAGCCGGGTGAATTGGGCATCATGCCGATGAAGTTTGAACACGCCTTCTACTGCACGCGCACGCAGACAATGGCGACGACGAAGACCAGTCCCAGCAATCCCTCTGAACGCATTCACCTATCGGGAACGAAGGTGCGAGAAATGCTACGTCGGGGTGAATTGCCACCACCAGAGTTTTCTCGCCCAGAAGTTGCGGCAGAATTGGCAAGGGCGATGCAGGTGCCAGAGGAAGCAAGCAAATTTAAGATTGCAAGTTTCAAATTTGAAATTTGA